Genomic segment of Fischerella sp. PCC 9605:
TGATTGGCACAATGGGCGGTTTTTTCCTAGCAGGGATTCGTTTTTCCTTCGTCGCCTTTATTGGTATCATTGCCTTGGTGGGGATTGTAGTCAACGATGCGATCGTTATGGTTGATACTATGAATGGCTACAGGCAAGAGGGGATGAAACTGAGGGTGGCGGCGGCGCGAGGGGTAGCTGACAGACTCAGACCTGTAATTACAACATCGATCACAACAATTATTGGTTTAACACCTTTGGCATTGAGCGATCCTACTTGGATGCCATTGTGTAGTGCAATTATCTTTGGTTTGATGACAGCGACATTGAGTGCTTT
This window contains:
- a CDS encoding efflux RND transporter permease subunit; translation: MAVKCVLASFTPGSATQALGLAVFLVFAVLVLQLGSFRQPFIIILAIPFAMIGTMGGFFLAGIRFSFVAFIGIIALVGIVVNDAIVMVDTMNGYRQEGMKLRVAAARGVADRLRPVITTSITTIIGLTPLALSDPTWMPLCSAIIFGLMTATLSALLIVPCLYLLLSPKTNNQT